In one window of Sciurus carolinensis chromosome X, mSciCar1.2, whole genome shotgun sequence DNA:
- the Hdac8 gene encoding histone deacetylase 8 isoform X4, which translates to MLTREHRCGRSEEQEPEPRLSPKKTRSERWLRNGWKWKMEEPEDPADGGQSLPPVYIYSPEYVSMCDSLAKVPKRASMVHSLIEAYALHKQMRIVKPKVASMEDMATFHTDAYLQHLQKVSQEGDEDHPDSIEYGLGYDCPATEGIFDYAAAVGGATITAAQCLIDGMCKVAINWSGGWHHAKKRLLTGPFS; encoded by the exons ATGTTGACCAGGGAGCACCGCTGCGGCCGATCAGAGGAGCAGGAACCAGAGCCCAGGCTGAGTCCGAAAAAAACCAGATCCGAACGGTGGCTCCGAAACGGTTGGAAGTGGAAGATGGAGGAGCCGGAGGACCCGGCAGACGGTGGGCAGTCACTACCCCCGGTTTACATCTACAGCCCGGAGTATGTCAGCATGTGCGACTCCCTGGCCAAGGTCCCCAAACGG GCCAGTATGGTACATTCTCTGATTGAAGCATATGCACTGCATAAGCAAATGAG GATAGTGAAACCCAAAGTGGCCTCCATGGAGGATATGGCCACCTTCCACACAGATGCCTATCTGCAGCATCTCCAGAAAGTTAGCCAAGAAGGAGATGAGGATCATCCGGACTCCATAGAATATGGGCTAG GTTATGACTGTCCAGCCACTGAAGGGATATTTGACTATGCAGCAGCTGTAGGAGGGGCTACAATCACAGCTGCCCAGTGCCTGATTGACGGGATGTGCAAAGTAGCCATTAACTGGTCTGGAGGATGGCATCATGCAAAGAA GCGTCTTCTGACCGGTCCTTTCAGCTGA